The Dermacentor albipictus isolate Rhodes 1998 colony chromosome 2, USDA_Dalb.pri_finalv2, whole genome shotgun sequence genome has a segment encoding these proteins:
- the LOC135910992 gene encoding larval/pupal cuticle protein H1C-like translates to MFRACVILVLASSALAQFHFSGYNLDHGVGLTSYGVSHGTGHSSLAGYGFGQGIAYEPAASYAVTDPAVADSVYSYDAYPALTAAQASPAVIAFHAAPAVANYAAAPVATVAAAPAVSFFTAYQPDPFIAAAPAVPRFIYPASPVTAAAPAVFPSSYQSAPSLASYVSPGVSAFHAAPAVANYAVAPVATATAAPVVSRFTAYQSDPFIAATPAVSRLIYQASPVTAAAPAVFRASYQSAPALPTYASPAVSAVHAARAVASYAAAPVVTAATAPALSRFPSYKSYPLFAATPGVSRFIYQAAPVTAAAPGVFRATYQSAPAFATYAAPSLTKVIQSASTGGAPTVSRVTFHATPTVLKDQQNNQVTTAKAVATVAAGSAGSHVTT, encoded by the exons ATG TTCCGTGCCTGCGTCATCCTGGTGCTGGCCTCCAGCGCCCTTGCGCAATTCCACTTCAGTGGTTACAACCTCGACCACGGCGTCGGCCTAACCAGCTACGGCGTTAGCCACGGAACGGGCCACTCTAGCCTAGCCGGATATGGTTTCGGCCAAGGCATTGCCTATGAACCAGCCGCCAGCTACGCTGTTACAGACCCGGCTGTGGCTGATTCCGTCTACAGCTACGACGCTTATCCAGCGCTGACTGCTGCTCAGGCTTCCCCAGCTGTCATTGCTTTCCACGCTGCGCCAGCTGTCGCTAATTATGCGGCGGCTCCAGTCGCCACTGTAGCCGCCGCACCTGCTGTGTCCTTCTTCACCGCCTACCAGCCTGACCCATTCATTGCGGCTGCCCCAGCTGTTCCCCGCTTCATTTATCCGGCATCTCCAGTCACAGCTGCAGCCCCTGCTGTCTTCCCTTCCTCCTACCAGTCTGCTCCATCGCTCGCTAGCTACGTTTCCCCAGGTGTCAGTGCTTTCCACGCTGCTCCAGCCGTCGCTAATTACGCGGTGGCTCCAGTCGCCACTGCTACCGCCGCTCCTGTTGTGTCACGCTTCACCGCCTACCAGTCTGACCCATTCATTGCGGCTACCCCTGCTGTATCCCGCCTCATTTATCAGGCATCTCCAGTCACAGCTGCAGCCCCTGCTGTCTTTCGCGCCTCCTACCAGTCTGCCCCAGCGCTCCCTACCTACGCTTCCCCAGCTGTCAGTGCTGTCCACGCTGCGCGAGCTGTCGCTTCTTACGCCGCGGCTCCAGTCGTCACTGCTGCCACCGCtcctgccttgtcccgcttcccCAGCTACAAGTCTTACCCGCTCTTTGCGGCTACCCCCGGTGTTTCCCGCTTCATTTACCAGGCTGCTCCAGTCACAGCTGCCGCTCCTGGTGTATTCCGCGCCACGTACCAGTCAGCTCCAGCATTCGCTACCTACGCTGCCCCATCTCTGACCAAGGTGATTCAGTCTGCCTCGACCGGTGGTGCCCCAACAGTCTCCCGTGTTACCTTCCATGCCACCCCAACCGTGCTCAAGGACCAGCAGAACAACCAAGTTACCACTGCCAAAGCTGTTGCGACCGTGGCTGCTGGCTCAGCCGGGTCCCACGTCACCACCTAG